A window of Castanea sativa cultivar Marrone di Chiusa Pesio chromosome 1, ASM4071231v1 contains these coding sequences:
- the LOC142624702 gene encoding uncharacterized protein LOC142624702: MVAKWSNEDVALAVTSVWALWTNKNETHHDEYWSACTLPVKKTSAAKKNWGPHSGLNYKVNVDGAVFSAQKSVGVGVVIRDNEGHFIAGLSKKLNLPLGAIETKAKAFEIGIAFAGEIGIRDFVLEGDSLIMIQALCDSASAPSSVVPLVYGIAVAAHDFRSVKFSHVCRNGNIPVHLLAKHALGIVN, from the exons ATGGTGGCTAAATGGTCAAATGAGGATGTGGCCTTGGCTGTTACTAGTGTATGGGCTTTATGgacaaacaaaaatgaaacacATCATG atgaatattgGTCAGCTTGTACTCTACCTGTGAAGAAGACTAGTGCAGCAAAGAAGAACTGGGGGCCTCATTCGGGTTTAAACTATAAGGTAAATGTAGATGGTGCTGTATTTTCTGCCCAAAAATCAGTTGGAGTAGGTGTTGTAATCAGAGACAATGAAGGTCATTTTATTGCTGGACTTAGTAAGAAGCTTAATCTTCCTTTAGGAGCGATTGAAACTAAGGCTAAGGCATTTGAAATTGGGATTGCTTTTGCTGGGGAGATTGGGATTCGGGATTTTGTTTTGGAAGGTGACTCTCTTATTATGATACAAGCTTTGTGTGATTCTGCCTCAGCACCATCTTCAGTGGTGCCTCTGGTTTATGGTATTGCAGTGGCTGCTCATGATTTTAGGAGTGTGAAATTCTCTCATGTATGTCGCAATGGAAATATTCCTGTTCATTTGTTAGCTAAACATGCTTTAGGCATTGTTAATTAA
- the LOC142625555 gene encoding protein trichome birefringence-like 23, whose protein sequence is MKLNWFRNKQNHMLLKFVVVILLMGFAFRLVFFRSTTVSPILEQTPIVQKSVVPNPSPDPYPKSVSPILQEKTEVPIPIPNPNPNANPNPNPNPPVYLQVQENEDQVLPKENFEEKCDLLTGDWIPNPSGPTYTNQSCSLIESHQNCITNGRPDTGYLYWRWNPRDCELPPFNPERFLEAMRDKTWALIGDSISRNHVQSLLCMLSQVEQAVQVYHDEDYRSKRWQFPSYNFTISVIWSPFLVKSDIFEDFNGVSTSEVELYLDKLDKKWTDQFQNLDYMIISSGKWFLKSAIYHENDTVLGCHYCPKRNLTELGFDFAYQKSLRFVLDFIVSSNHKGLIFFRTSTPDHFENGEWSSGGNCLRTAPVKEGEMELKDLNRILRKVELEEFEKAALKASENGVKLKLLDLTMLSLLRPDGHPGPYREFYPYAKDRNATVQNDCLHWCLPGPIDSWNDVIMEMVVNG, encoded by the exons ATGAAGCTCAATTGGTTTCGAAACAAGCAGAACCATATGCTTCTGAAGTTTGTGGTTGTCATTCTGTTAATGGGTTTTGCTTTTCGTCTTGTTTTCTTTCGTTCCACAACAGTTTCTCCCATCTTAGAACAAACCCCTATTGTCCAGAAAAGTGTGGttccaaatccaagtccagacCCATACCCAAAATCTGTTTCTCCCATCTTACAAGAGAAAACTGAGgttccaattccaattccaaatccaaatccaaatgcaaatccaaacccaaacccaaacccacctGTTTATTTGCAAGTTCAAGAAAATGAAGATCAGGTGCTTCCAAAAG aaaattttgaagaaaaatgtgaTCTTCTTACTGGGGATTGGATACCTAACCCATCAGGTCCTACGTACACTAATCAGAGCTGCTCATTGATTGAAAGTCATCAGAATTGCATTACTAATGGGCGGCCAGATACAGGGTACCTATACTGGAGGTGGAATCCAAGAGATTGTGAGTTACCTCCTTTTAATCCGGAGAGATTTCTTGAGGCGATGAGGGACAAAACATGGGCACTAATTGGTGATTCAATATCTCGCAACCATGTCCAGTCATTGCTCTGCATGCTCTCACAG GTAGAACAAGCTGTTCAAGTTTACCATGATGAAGATTATAGGTCCAAAAGATGGCAGTTTCCCTCTTACAACTTTACTATCTCAGTTATTTGGTCCCCCTTCCTTGTAAAATCAGATATTTTTGAGGACTTTAATGGTGTTTCGACATCTGAAGTTGAGCTGTATCTCGACAAACTTGACAAGAAGTGGACTGATCAATTCCAGAATTTGGATTACATGATAATTTCAAGTGGGAAATGGTTTCTAAAATCTGCAATCTATCATGAGAATGACACAGTGTTGGGCTGTCATTACTGTCCTAAAAGAAATTTGACAGAATTGGGATTTGATTTTGCTTATCAGAAATCCCTCCGGTTTGTATTGGACTTCATAGTATCGTCCAATCACAAGGGCCTGATATTTTTTAGGACATCCACGCCAGATCACTTTGAGAATGGGGAGTGGTCTAGTGGAGGGAATTGCCTCAGAACAGCACCAGTTAAAGAAGGTGAGATGGAACTGAAGGACTTAAATAGGATTCTGCGTAAGGTAGAGCTAGAGGAGTTTGAGAAGGCAGCACTTAAAGCTTCTGAAAACGGGGTGAAACTTAAACTTCTTGACCTAACTATGCTTTCACTTTTGCGGCCTGATGGGCATCCAGGTCCATATAGAGAGTTTTATCCTTATGCAAAGGACAGAAACGCAACAGTTCAGAATGACTGTTTGCATTGGTGCTTACCTGGGCCAATAGACTCTTGGAATGATGTGATTATGGAGATGGTTGTAAATGGCTAA
- the LOC142624710 gene encoding L10-interacting MYB domain-containing protein-like codes for MVKNKETSNPNTKQSQNSSNVRVQWPSRVTTIFCEACVDEVFKGNRPNTHFSKKGWANIIATFEKKTGKEYPRAKYKHKWDSLKKDWVLWNKLKGSETGLGWDATKGTIAATDEWWERKLMEVPEAAKFREKGLENVDLLDIMFKDIAATGDLAWAPTSGVLPDDLETPKEGLGDTSADSSSPNDDDDVHEDETPNLTQPPNPTQNKGKKRVLPSSTQNKGKKGGTALQLTQQLSRICDVVELRNSTFSVEPSSTIRNVMERVCTLDGIEKGSELYLMAARIFQKQEKREMFVVMEEPYLQLQFLQEEARLLGGHYFGT; via the exons ATGGTTAAGAACAAGGAGACTTCAAATCCCAACACCAAACAATCCCAAAATAGCTCAAATGTTAGAGTTCAATGGCCATCAAGAGTAACAACTATCTTTTGTGAAGCTTGCGTGGATGAGGTATTTAAGGGCAATCGACCTAATACCCACTTTAGTAAAAAGGGTTGGGCAAATATTATAGCaacttttgaaaagaaaactggaAAGGAATATCCTAGGGCAAAGTATAAGCATAAATGGGatagtttgaagaaagattggGTACTTTGGAATAAGTTGAAGGGAAGTGAAACTGGATTGGGATGGGATGCAACCAAAGGAACAATAGCTGCAACTGATGAATGGTGGGAGAGGAAACTAATG GAGGTTCCTGAAGCTGCAAAATTTCGAGAGAAAGGTTTGGAGAATGTTGACTTATTAGACATTATGTTTAAGGACATTGCGGCCACAGGAGATTTAGCATGGGCCCCCACTTCAGGTGTGTTACCAGATGATCTTGAGACACCTAAGGAGGGGTTAGGTGATACTTCTGCTGACTCATCTTCtccaaatgatgatgatgatgttcatgAAGATGAGACTCCTAACCTCACACAACCACCTAACCCAAcacaaaacaaaggaaagaagcgaGTTTTACCATCATCCACACAGaacaaagggaagaaaggaGGAACGGCATTACAGTTAACACAACAACTTAGTCGTATCTGTGATGTTGTGGAGTTAAGGAACTCAACTTTTTCAGTTGAGCCAAGTAGTACTATTCGTAATGTCATGGAACGCGTGTGCACCTTGGATGGCATTGAGAAGGGTTCCGAACTCTACCTCATGGCAGCacgtatttttcaaaaacaagagaagagagagatgtTTGTCGTGATGGAAGAACCATATTTACAACTTCAATTTTTGCAAGAGGAGGCAAGATTGTTAGGAGGGCACTACTTTGGCACTTAa